Below is a genomic region from Desulfobacter sp..
GATATTTTTCTTGGCAGAAACCGGAACAATGGATTCAAAGGCATACAAGGCATTAAATTCATCCACCAATCTGTACACCTCTGATTTTTGGGACAAATCAATCTTGTTCAGCCCGAGCACCACAGGTTTTCCGGTTTTTTCCAGACGCTGGACAATCAATTTTTCAGCGGAATAATTTCTTGCGGCCGTATCCACCATAAACAAAATGAGATCCACATCCTCAAGAGCCTGGAGGGCCTGGTCCACAATCCGCTGATTCAGCAGGGTACTGCTCTTGTGTATGCCCGGCGTGTCCACAAACACAATCTGGGTGCAAGGTCGGTTGACAATCCCCAATATCCTGTCCCGGGTGGTCTGGGGTTTTTTAGAGGTAATGGATATCTTCTGGCCCAACACCTGGTTGAGCAGGGTGGATTTACCCGCATTGGGTGCACCGATAATACCCACAAATCCGGACCGGTTTGGTTTTGTCATATCTCATCTCCCTGGGTATACCAGTCAATCAGGTTATCAATTTCATCCATAATGGTCTCCCGGCCTTTCCGGGTTTTGGCGGAAAACAGGATCACCCCGTTTTTCTCCCGGTTCAGCTGGGAACAGATGGCCTCAAGCTGTTTGGCCTGTTTTGTCTTGGATAATTTATCTGCCTTGGTCAAGACCACCAAATACGGCATTTCGTGGGATTCAAGCCATTTGGCCAGTTCAAACTCTTCTGCTCTCACATCCCTGCGGATATCAATGAGCAGCACCAGGCCCATAAGATTATTCCGCGCGGAAAGATATCGTTCTATCATGGGCTGCCACTGGGCCCGAACTTTTTTGGAGACCTTGGCATACCCGTAACCGGGCAGGTCCACCATGGACAGGGCCTCGTTGACCAGAAAAAAATTGATCAGCTGGGTACATCCCGGCCTGGAACTTGTCTTGACCATATTCTTTCTTTGGATCAAGGTGTTGATCAGCGAAGATTTCCCCACGTTGGAACGGCCGGCAAAGGCGATTTCCGGGAAATCATACTCTGGATAATGGGCGGGTTTTACAGCGCTTTTGACAAATTCGACCTGGCAGATTTTCATAGGTATTTTTTTAAATATCCTTCCATTCGGTCCATGCCGATCTTAAGGTTTTCCATTGAGTTGGCATAGGAAAACCTTAGAAACCCTTCCCCGTTGGCCCCAAAATCTATCCCCGGGGTCACCCCGATATGGGCCTTGTCCAGGATATCAAAGGCAAGTTTATAGGAATCCATGGAGATATGCTTGACATTCACAAAGACGTAAAATGCCCCTGTGGGCTCTACCATGATCTTAAATCCCATTTCCTTGAGCCTTTGTATCATGAATTTACGCCGCTCATCATAGGTCTTGCGCATGAGATCTGTTTCTTTTTGGGCTTGGGTCAGGGCCGCGGCCCCGGCCAGCTGGACCACGGAATTGGCACAGATGAAAAAATTTTGCTGCAAGACCTGGAGAGTCCGGACAAAAGATTTCGGGGCGATCAAATACCCGAGACGCAGCCCGGTCATGGCAAACAACTTTGAAAATCCATTGAGCACAAATGCCTGGTCTGTGAATTCCAATATACTATGGTCTCTTCCCTCATAGGTCAGGCCGTGGTAAATTTCATCTGAAATAATATAAAGCCCGTGTTCCTTGGCCACGCTGACAATCTCTTTCATCCGTTGGCAGGGAATGACGTTGCCTGTGGGGTTGGAAGGTGAATTGATGAAAATCGCCCGGGTTTTGGGGGTGATCTTCTCCCTGATGGCGTCAGGCGTGTACACAAACCCTTCTTCCTCTGAGACCGTCACGGTCACTGGCACACCCTGAACATAGTGAATAAAATTGGCGTAACAGGCATAGTGAGGATCAGAGATGATGACCTCATCCCCGGGATTCACCAGGGCTGAAAAAAGCAGAAGCATAGCAGGGGATGTGCCCGAGGTCACCAGGATATGACCCGGATCGACATCGGTCCCATAGGTGCGCTTATGATAGGCAGAGATGGCCTCCCTCAGCCTCAGATCCCCCAAGCTGTGGGTATAGGAGGTCTCATTTTGGGACAGGGCCTCAACACTGACATCATTCACACATTGGGGAACGTTGAAATCCGGCTCCCCGATCTCCATATGAATCACATCGATCCCCTGGGCCTCCATCTTATGAATCTTTTCCAGTACATCCATGACGATAAAGGGGGTAATTTTTTCACATCTTGACGCCGGTTTCATCTTAAAGCACCTTGTTCAACGAGTACTCAATAATGCCTTCAGCACCCTCTTTGAGCAGTTTGGGGATAAGATCCCGAACCAGGCTGTTTTCAATGATGGCTTCAACCGCAAACCAGTCGGACTGGTAAATGGAAGCCACGGTGGGGCCTTTTAAGCTGGGTAAAAGTTCAACAATGGCCGGCAGCTTGGACGCTTCAACGTTCATCTTAATGCCCACAAGCTTTTCCGCCACAAGGGCGGCCTTGAGCAGCATGGCAATCTGTTCGATTTTTTCCCTTTTTTTGGGATTTTCCCAGGCGGTTTTATTGGCTATCAGCTGGGTATTGGTCTGCATGACCTCGTGGATGACTTTCAGGTTATGGGCCCGGATGGTGGATTCGGTTTCCGTGATCTCAACAATGGCGTCGGCAAGCCCTGAAACAATTTTGGCTTCGGTGGCCCCCCAGGAAAATTTAACATTGACATTAATGCCCCGCTCTTTGAAAAACCGCCGGGTATACTGAACCAATTCCGTTGAAATGGTCTTGCCTTCAAGGTCTTCAAGGGTTTGAATGGGGGAGTCGCTGGCCACGGCAATGATCCAGCGGCAGGGTCTTGCAGAGACCTTGGAGTAAACAAGATCACAGACCACATGGACATCTGACTCGTGTTCAGCCACCCAGTCCAACCCTGTGAGGCCGGCATCAATAACCCCGCTCTCCACATTGATGGACATTTCCTGGGCCCGGCACAGGGCACACTCAATGGTATTGTCGTCAATATCAGGAAAATAGCTTCTTCCCTCTACATTAATTTTCCATCCAGACCGTTTAAACAGGTTGATCGTTGCGTTCTGAAGGCTCCCTTTGGGGATACCCAGCTTTAATATCTTTTCCATTATTTGTATACCTTTTCCGGGTCAAACACCCTCTGTTCAACAATGTTAAATTCGTTATCTTCGACTGTCTTAAAAAAACAAGTTTTATAGCCAAGGTGACAGGCTGCCCCGCCCACCTGTTCTACCTTTAAAAGCACAGTGTCATTGTCGCAATCCACCCGTATCTCTTTGACATGCTGAACATGACCCGAGGTCTCCCCTTTTTTCCACAGCTTGTTTCTGGACCGGCTAAAATAAACCGCCCGCCCCGAAGCCAGGGTTTCATTAAATGCATCCGGGTTCATATATGCCAGCATCAACACCTCACCGGTCTTAGCATCCTGGGCAATGGCAGGAATCAACCCGCCTGTTTTTTCAAAATCAAGTTCTAGCATGATGTAAATCGTCCTTTAATCTGATGCATTCTTTTATGAATGCTAGTATTAAAACCTTTATATTTAATGGTTTGGCCCTGAAAAGTCAATTTATATATTCAGGATACCGGTTTTCATTCCCTTTCATAGGTATTGCCATCTTACCACGAATCTGATAAAACCAGGTATTTTTATCAAAATAGACAAATTTTCAGGACTTTATGACAACAAAAAAGAGCCGCTCCCAGATCCTTAAAAAAAGAGGCAGAAAAAAAGAAAAAAGCCTGTTTTTTTCCATTTTCAAATGGTCATTCATCTTTTTTATCCTGGTCACGGCCGTGGGGTGTGCTGGCCTTGCCGGCCTGTTTTTCTATCTGAGTCAGGACCTGCCCAAAATCAATACCCTAAAGGATTACCGGCCTGCCACAGTCACCAATGTCTTTTCTGATGACGGCAGAAAAATCGGTGAATTTTATAAGGAACGCAGGATTGTCATCCCATTGTCAGACATGCCGTCCAACCTGCTCAATGCATTTGTTGCGGCCGAAGATTCCCGGTTCAGGGAACACCCGGGCATTGATATTCAGTCCATTGCCCGGGCCTTTATTAAAAATTTTAAGGCCGGCACCATTGTCCAGGGCGGGTCCACCATCACCCAGCAGGTCACCAAATCATTTTTGCTCACCCCGGAAAGAACCTACAAGCGCAAACTCAAAGAAGCCATACTGGCCTATAAAATTGAAAAAAAATTTTCCAAGGATGAAATTTTATTTCTCTATCTGAACCAGATTTATTTAGGTCATGGCGCCTACGGAGTGGAAGCGGCGGCTGAAAACTATTTTGGCAAACATGCAAAGGATCTGAGTTTGGCCGAGGCCGCCATGATGGCGGGCCTGCCCCAGGCCCCCAGCCGATACAGCCCCTTCAGATTTCCCAACCGTGCCAAACAGCGCCAGATTTACACCCTCAACCGGATGAAAGAAGAGGGCATGATCTCCAACCTTGATGTGACAGAGGCAATCAACACCAAACTGGATATCAAACCCAGGAAAAACTGGTTCATTGAACGGGTGCCCTACTATACCGAACATGTCAGACGGTATGTTGAAAAAAAATACGGGCCGGACATGCTCTACAACCAGGGGCTGAATATCCATACCGCCGTGAACATTGACCTTCAAAAAATCGCCCGGGCCGCTGTAAAAAAAGGGCTGACAGACCTGGACAAACGAACCGGATACCGGGGACCAATCAAAAACATCACCGCGCTTCAGGTGGAAGGATTTTGTCGCGAAACCGCCCGGGAACTCAACGGAACCCTGCCCCAGAAAAACGGAATTTACAAGGGTGTGGTCCTAAAGGTGGACGATGAAAACAAAGTAACCCAGGTCCGGGTGGGAGACGTATACGGATTCATCCGCCTGGCCACAATGACCTGGGCCCGCAAACCCAACCCCAACCGCGCCTATTATGAAACCAAGGTCAAAACCCCTTCCCAGGTGCTGAAAACCGGTGATGTGATTTTTGTAAAAGTGATCAACGAAATCATGGAAGACCGAGAATATGAATTTTCCCTGTACCAGGAACCCGTTGCCCAGGCCGCCCTTTTGAGCATTGAGGCTGAAACAGGACATGTGAAAACCATGATCGGCGGCCGGGATTATCGAAATTCCCAGTTTAACCGCGCTTACCAGTCCCGCCGTCAGCCCGGCAGCGCGTTTAAGCCCATCCTCTATGCTGCGGCCCTGGACAAGGGATATACGGCAGCCAGCGTTATCATTGATTCCCCCGTGGTCTTTGAGGATACGGAACGCGACTTTATCTGGAAACCCCGCAATTACAAGGAAAAATTTTACGGCCCGATCCTGTTCAGGGAGGCATTGGCCAAATCCCGAAACATCGTCACCATCAAGATACTCCAGGATATCGGGGTTGACTATGTGATTGATTATGCCCGAAAACTTGGAATCACCTCACAGATAAACAAGGACCTTTCCATTGCTTTAGGGTCTTCGGGTCTGTCCCTTCTTGAGATCATCAATGCCTATTCCGTGTTTTCCAACCTGGGATATTTTATTGAACCTGTGTTTATCACCAAAATCTACGACAGGGACAACACCCTTTTGGAATCTTCCAAACTGGTCAGAAAAAAAGTCATTGATATGAGTACAGCCTATATCATGACCAGCATCTTAGAAAGTGTGGTCAAATCAGGAACCGGCCGCCGGGTCAAGGCATTGAAACGGCCCGTCGCCGGAAAAACCGGCACCACAAATAATTTATACGATGCCTGGTTTCTGGGCTACACCCCCAGGTACACCACAGCTGTCTGGGTGGGCCTTGACCAGGAAGCGCCTCTGGGCAAAGGAGAGACCGGCTCCAGAGCCGCAAGCCCCATTTGGCTGGATTATATGAAAAACACCCTGGAAGGAAAACCGGTGCGCACCTTTAACGTCCCCGAAGGCATTGTCTTTGCTAAAATTGATGCCGAAACCGGGCTTTTGCCCATTGAAGAGAGCAAAAAAACCCTGTTTGAATGTTTTAAGGAAGGCACCATCCCCACAGAACAGTCACCCAAGCCCAATGCGGTATCAGGCTCAGAAGACCTTTTCAAGCAAGGGATTTAATCCCTGACCCACCATCAAAATACCATCTTCTTCGTTGCCTGCGTTTGCTCCTCCCTGCGGAGTATGACTTATACACCTCACTCGTCGCTCGCTTGGCGCCGCAATATGGTACCGCCTGGTGGCCAGGAAAGCACAGAACATCCCAATATTTAAACAAATATGAAATTAAGCGGTGGATTTGGGTTAATCCCGACCTGATCCAAATCCATCCCTTTGTCACAGAGAATTGAAAATTCAATTCCAGGATATCGGCGGCGCAACTTTTCAAGGTTTGTTTTCCTGTCTCCCTGGAGCCTGGAAAGGGATCTTGGGTGCACCTTCAAACTCAGCTGTTTCGGCCTAAGTTCTTCCCCGATCCCCTCGATGAGTTCACAGGCGCGGTCAAACATAAGGGCCGAATAGACCAGATGCCCGAAAGCCGGGTGCCAGGGGCCTGCAATCATCTGATCCGGATCATCCATCATCTCACCGGCCTGAAGCCCCATGCGAGCCACAAAAACCCCTGCGTTTTTAAAAATTTCCAGCATCTGCTTGACCTGTTCAACCGCCTGGTTAAGGTCCAAAGGCGTATATTCACCCGATGCATACCATTGGGCCAGCCGGGACCCTGCCAGCACCAGCACCGGATAGATCCGGGCCATATCAGGAGAAAGTTCTGACAATGCCCTGACAGTGGCCAGGGCCCTGGACAAAGAGTCTCCGGGTAGGCCGGCCATGACCTGGACCCCGACTTTAATCCCCGCTGCCTTAAGGGTCTGGATTGCCCTGAGGGTATCTTTTCTTGTATGCCCCCGCTCCGAAATTTCAAGTACAGCATCATCCATGGACTGAACCCCGAGTTCCACCAGATCAAGACCATGGCCGCGGACCAGGTCCAAAACCTCTTCACTAATGGTATCCGGCCTTGTGGAACAGCGAATGCGCTGAATCAGCCCCCTGTCCTGATAGGGCTTGACCTTTAGGAGCAGAGCCCGAATTTTAGCCTTGGAAAGCCCCAGAAAATTGCCTCCGAAAAATGCCAATTCCACCTGGGTGCGATTTCCTTTGAACGATAGATATTCCCGGATCACATCATCGATATTGGAAAACTTGGGATTGGATTGTTTTTTTCCCGTGATAATGGACTGGTTGCAAAAAACGCATTGATGGGGACATCCCTGATGGGGGATAAAATAAGGAATCACCAGAGGGGCAGTCATTGGCGACACGGGTCAGGAATCAGGATTCAATATGGCCAGGGCATTTCGTGCGGCATCCTGTTCTGCCGCCTTTTTGGTTTTCCCTTTTCCCCTGGCCTTGATGGACCCTAATATCAGACAGATTTCAAAGGTCTTGTCATGGTCGGGACCCATTTCCCTTTCCACAACATATTCAGGCACGGTGCCATAATGTTCCTGGGCATATTCCTG
It encodes:
- the era gene encoding GTPase Era, which encodes MTKPNRSGFVGIIGAPNAGKSTLLNQVLGQKISITSKKPQTTRDRILGIVNRPCTQIVFVDTPGIHKSSTLLNQRIVDQALQALEDVDLILFMVDTAARNYSAEKLIVQRLEKTGKPVVLGLNKIDLSQKSEVYRLVDEFNALYAFESIVPVSAKKNIQVETLLEEVESRLPEGPMLYPEETFTDVSEKFMVSEIVREKVFRLTGMEIPYSSAVTVDSFEVEKKLIVIHASIHLVRNSQKGIIIGKKGSMLQRIGTSARKDIEEMLGSKVLLKLFVKVTKDWVSNERRLSEFGY
- a CDS encoding YihA family ribosome biogenesis GTP-binding protein; translated protein: MKICQVEFVKSAVKPAHYPEYDFPEIAFAGRSNVGKSSLINTLIQRKNMVKTSSRPGCTQLINFFLVNEALSMVDLPGYGYAKVSKKVRAQWQPMIERYLSARNNLMGLVLLIDIRRDVRAEEFELAKWLESHEMPYLVVLTKADKLSKTKQAKQLEAICSQLNREKNGVILFSAKTRKGRETIMDEIDNLIDWYTQGDEI
- a CDS encoding ATP phosphoribosyltransferase translates to MEKILKLGIPKGSLQNATINLFKRSGWKINVEGRSYFPDIDDNTIECALCRAQEMSINVESGVIDAGLTGLDWVAEHESDVHVVCDLVYSKVSARPCRWIIAVASDSPIQTLEDLEGKTISTELVQYTRRFFKERGINVNVKFSWGATEAKIVSGLADAIVEITETESTIRAHNLKVIHEVMQTNTQLIANKTAWENPKKREKIEQIAMLLKAALVAEKLVGIKMNVEASKLPAIVELLPSLKGPTVASIYQSDWFAVEAIIENSLVRDLIPKLLKEGAEGIIEYSLNKVL
- a CDS encoding PBP1A family penicillin-binding protein, which codes for MTTKKSRSQILKKRGRKKEKSLFFSIFKWSFIFFILVTAVGCAGLAGLFFYLSQDLPKINTLKDYRPATVTNVFSDDGRKIGEFYKERRIVIPLSDMPSNLLNAFVAAEDSRFREHPGIDIQSIARAFIKNFKAGTIVQGGSTITQQVTKSFLLTPERTYKRKLKEAILAYKIEKKFSKDEILFLYLNQIYLGHGAYGVEAAAENYFGKHAKDLSLAEAAMMAGLPQAPSRYSPFRFPNRAKQRQIYTLNRMKEEGMISNLDVTEAINTKLDIKPRKNWFIERVPYYTEHVRRYVEKKYGPDMLYNQGLNIHTAVNIDLQKIARAAVKKGLTDLDKRTGYRGPIKNITALQVEGFCRETARELNGTLPQKNGIYKGVVLKVDDENKVTQVRVGDVYGFIRLATMTWARKPNPNRAYYETKVKTPSQVLKTGDVIFVKVINEIMEDREYEFSLYQEPVAQAALLSIEAETGHVKTMIGGRDYRNSQFNRAYQSRRQPGSAFKPILYAAALDKGYTAASVIIDSPVVFEDTERDFIWKPRNYKEKFYGPILFREALAKSRNIVTIKILQDIGVDYVIDYARKLGITSQINKDLSIALGSSGLSLLEIINAYSVFSNLGYFIEPVFITKIYDRDNTLLESSKLVRKKVIDMSTAYIMTSILESVVKSGTGRRVKALKRPVAGKTGTTNNLYDAWFLGYTPRYTTAVWVGLDQEAPLGKGETGSRAASPIWLDYMKNTLEGKPVRTFNVPEGIVFAKIDAETGLLPIEESKKTLFECFKEGTIPTEQSPKPNAVSGSEDLFKQGI
- a CDS encoding radical SAM protein; amino-acid sequence: MTAPLVIPYFIPHQGCPHQCVFCNQSIITGKKQSNPKFSNIDDVIREYLSFKGNRTQVELAFFGGNFLGLSKAKIRALLLKVKPYQDRGLIQRIRCSTRPDTISEEVLDLVRGHGLDLVELGVQSMDDAVLEISERGHTRKDTLRAIQTLKAAGIKVGVQVMAGLPGDSLSRALATVRALSELSPDMARIYPVLVLAGSRLAQWYASGEYTPLDLNQAVEQVKQMLEIFKNAGVFVARMGLQAGEMMDDPDQMIAGPWHPAFGHLVYSALMFDRACELIEGIGEELRPKQLSLKVHPRSLSRLQGDRKTNLEKLRRRYPGIEFSILCDKGMDLDQVGINPNPPLNFIFV
- a CDS encoding pyridoxal phosphate-dependent aminotransferase translates to MKPASRCEKITPFIVMDVLEKIHKMEAQGIDVIHMEIGEPDFNVPQCVNDVSVEALSQNETSYTHSLGDLRLREAISAYHKRTYGTDVDPGHILVTSGTSPAMLLLFSALVNPGDEVIISDPHYACYANFIHYVQGVPVTVTVSEEEGFVYTPDAIREKITPKTRAIFINSPSNPTGNVIPCQRMKEIVSVAKEHGLYIISDEIYHGLTYEGRDHSILEFTDQAFVLNGFSKLFAMTGLRLGYLIAPKSFVRTLQVLQQNFFICANSVVQLAGAAALTQAQKETDLMRKTYDERRKFMIQRLKEMGFKIMVEPTGAFYVFVNVKHISMDSYKLAFDILDKAHIGVTPGIDFGANGEGFLRFSYANSMENLKIGMDRMEGYLKKYL
- the hisI gene encoding phosphoribosyl-AMP cyclohydrolase, giving the protein MLELDFEKTGGLIPAIAQDAKTGEVLMLAYMNPDAFNETLASGRAVYFSRSRNKLWKKGETSGHVQHVKEIRVDCDNDTVLLKVEQVGGAACHLGYKTCFFKTVEDNEFNIVEQRVFDPEKVYK